A stretch of Candidatus Sphingomonas phytovorans DNA encodes these proteins:
- a CDS encoding Do family serine endopeptidase: MRYAYAITGALLLSGAAAAMTLEPPAGQVAQNEPGVIAAAAPKAGAPMSFADMVATLQPAVVNISTTQRVTVQQPTNPFAGTPFGDLFGQFNGGDQGNGQPITREAQSLGSGFIISPDGYVVTNNHVIAAGTKGATVESIKVTLTDRKEYTAKLIGRDPASDLALLKVEAKGLPFVKFGDSTRARVGDWVVAIGNPFGLGSTVTAGIVSALHRVTGQGGAYDRFIQTDASINQGNSGGPMFDLGGNVIGINSQILSPTGGNVGIGFAIPAEEAKPIIETLMKGTAVKRGYLGVGIQPVTEDMAAALGLPVNQGELLARIEPGEAAEKAGLKQGDVVVRVGGKDVTPDQTLSYLVANTAPGTRVPIEIIRDGKRQSLTALVGTRPSEETLAAGLNGGGDDDGLPENDPKSGQQASASAIGLSVQPLTPAIARSLNLDNTVQGLVIVQVDPSSDSATKGLQRGDVILSANRIQTRTSADLARAITEAKAAGRTQIALLVQRGKTPGRFLAVKIK; the protein is encoded by the coding sequence GTGCGCTACGCTTACGCCATTACCGGTGCCCTGCTCCTGAGCGGCGCCGCCGCCGCAATGACACTGGAGCCACCAGCGGGTCAGGTCGCGCAGAACGAACCCGGCGTGATTGCCGCCGCGGCCCCGAAGGCCGGCGCGCCGATGAGCTTCGCCGACATGGTCGCCACGCTCCAGCCGGCGGTGGTCAACATCTCGACCACCCAGCGCGTGACCGTGCAACAGCCGACCAACCCGTTCGCTGGCACGCCGTTCGGCGACCTGTTCGGCCAGTTCAACGGCGGCGACCAGGGCAATGGCCAGCCCATCACGCGCGAGGCGCAATCGCTCGGCTCCGGCTTCATCATCTCGCCTGACGGCTATGTCGTCACCAACAACCACGTGATCGCAGCCGGAACCAAAGGCGCGACGGTCGAATCGATCAAGGTCACGCTGACCGACCGCAAGGAATATACCGCCAAGCTGATCGGTCGCGATCCAGCCTCCGATCTCGCCTTGCTCAAGGTCGAGGCCAAGGGCCTGCCCTTCGTGAAGTTCGGCGATTCGACGCGGGCGCGCGTCGGCGACTGGGTCGTCGCGATCGGCAACCCGTTCGGTCTCGGCTCGACCGTCACTGCCGGGATCGTCTCGGCGCTTCACCGTGTCACCGGCCAGGGCGGTGCCTATGACCGCTTCATCCAGACCGACGCGTCGATCAACCAGGGCAACTCCGGCGGCCCGATGTTCGATCTCGGCGGCAACGTCATCGGCATCAACTCGCAGATCCTGTCGCCGACCGGCGGCAATGTCGGCATCGGTTTCGCCATCCCGGCGGAGGAAGCCAAGCCGATCATCGAAACGCTGATGAAGGGCACCGCGGTCAAGCGCGGCTATCTCGGCGTGGGCATTCAGCCTGTCACCGAAGATATGGCGGCTGCTTTGGGCCTCCCCGTCAACCAGGGCGAGCTCCTTGCCCGGATCGAACCAGGCGAGGCAGCCGAAAAGGCCGGACTGAAGCAGGGCGACGTCGTCGTCCGCGTCGGCGGCAAGGATGTCACGCCCGATCAGACGCTCAGCTACCTCGTCGCCAACACGGCGCCCGGTACCCGCGTGCCGATCGAGATCATCCGCGACGGCAAGCGCCAGTCGCTCACCGCACTGGTCGGCACCCGTCCTTCCGAGGAGACGCTCGCAGCCGGGCTGAACGGCGGTGGCGATGATGACGGCCTGCCCGAGAACGACCCGAAAAGCGGCCAGCAGGCAAGCGCGAGCGCGATCGGCCTGTCGGTGCAGCCGCTGACCCCGGCGATCGCACGCAGCCTCAACCTCGATAATACGGTCCAGGGGCTGGTGATCGTTCAGGTCGACCCGTCGAGCGATTCGGCGACCAAGGGCCTTCAGCGCGGCGATGTGATCCTCTCCGCGAACCGTATCCAGACCCGCACCTCGGCCGATCTCGCCCGCGCGATCACCGAAGCGAAGGCGGCTGGTCGGACGCAGATCGCGCTGCTCGTCCAGCGCGGCAAGACCCCTGGCCGCTTCCTGGCAGTCAAGATCAAGTAA
- a CDS encoding DUF853 family protein has protein sequence MADGTSIFIGSNATGQRQQLELKRANRHGLIAGATGTGKTVTIQGIIDGLSAVGVPCFVADVKGDLSGLAMAGSPTSKMHEIFAARAKEIGYEDWSYADNPVQFWDLYGEQGHPIRTTISEMGPLLLSRLMDLNEVQEGVLTIAFHVADKEGLLLLDLDDLQAMLVNCGERADELTLTYGNVSKQSVGTIQRSLLQLRSQGGEKFFGEPALTMTDFIGVDEKGRGIVNILAADKLMASPKLYATFLLWLMSELFEHLPEVGDPDKPVLAFFFDEAHLLFADAPKALLDKIEQVVRLIRSKGVGVYFITQNPIDIPDTVAGQLGNRVQHALRAFTPRDQAAVKAAATTFRANPGVDVEKAITELKVGEALVSLLLPDGSPAPVERTLIKPPRSRVGPVTPVERGVMIQTDPIGSKYDTLIDRESAEEILASKSKEASAAAAEAAAKTEADKAAALQAKEDARAAKEAERQRIAAQREADRQARLAAQQQKEAERAAANSPWNRAINSATRSASSAVGRTVANEVSKAVFGSSRGAGSGIVGGLVRGILGGLFKGR, from the coding sequence ATGGCAGACGGCACCAGCATCTTCATCGGCAGCAACGCGACCGGGCAGCGCCAGCAGCTCGAGCTGAAACGCGCCAACCGCCACGGCCTGATTGCAGGCGCGACGGGCACCGGCAAGACCGTGACCATCCAGGGCATCATCGACGGCCTGTCGGCGGTCGGCGTCCCCTGCTTCGTCGCCGATGTGAAGGGAGACCTCTCCGGCCTGGCAATGGCCGGCTCCCCAACCTCGAAGATGCATGAGATCTTCGCCGCCCGGGCGAAGGAGATAGGCTATGAGGACTGGTCCTATGCCGACAATCCCGTGCAATTCTGGGACCTGTACGGTGAACAGGGCCATCCGATCCGTACCACGATCAGCGAGATGGGCCCCCTCCTCCTATCCCGCCTGATGGACCTCAACGAGGTGCAGGAAGGCGTGCTGACCATCGCCTTCCATGTCGCCGACAAGGAGGGGCTGCTCCTCCTCGATCTCGATGACCTCCAGGCAATGCTGGTCAATTGCGGCGAGCGGGCCGACGAACTGACGCTGACCTATGGCAACGTCTCGAAGCAGAGCGTCGGCACGATCCAGCGTTCCCTGCTTCAGCTCCGAAGCCAGGGCGGAGAGAAGTTCTTCGGCGAACCGGCGCTCACCATGACCGACTTCATCGGCGTGGACGAGAAGGGGCGTGGCATCGTCAATATCCTCGCCGCCGACAAGCTGATGGCCAGCCCGAAGCTCTATGCCACCTTCCTGCTCTGGCTGATGAGCGAGTTGTTCGAGCATCTTCCCGAGGTCGGCGATCCCGACAAGCCGGTGCTCGCCTTCTTCTTCGACGAAGCGCACCTGCTGTTCGCGGACGCGCCCAAGGCATTGCTCGACAAGATCGAGCAGGTCGTCCGGCTGATCCGCTCCAAGGGCGTCGGCGTCTATTTCATCACCCAGAACCCGATCGACATTCCCGACACCGTCGCAGGCCAGCTCGGCAACCGAGTCCAGCATGCACTGCGCGCCTTCACCCCGCGCGACCAGGCAGCGGTGAAGGCCGCCGCGACGACCTTTCGCGCCAATCCCGGCGTCGATGTGGAAAAGGCGATCACCGAGCTGAAGGTCGGCGAAGCGCTCGTTTCGCTGCTCCTGCCAGACGGCTCCCCCGCACCGGTCGAGCGCACGCTGATCAAGCCCCCGCGCTCGCGCGTCGGACCAGTCACGCCGGTCGAACGTGGCGTGATGATCCAGACCGATCCGATCGGTTCCAAATACGACACGCTGATCGATCGGGAATCCGCCGAGGAGATCCTCGCCAGCAAATCGAAGGAAGCCAGCGCAGCCGCCGCCGAGGCAGCAGCAAAAACCGAGGCAGACAAGGCCGCCGCGCTTCAGGCCAAGGAGGATGCCCGCGCCGCCAAGGAAGCGGAGCGCCAGCGCATCGCCGCCCAGCGCGAGGCTGATCGCCAGGCGAGGCTCGCCGCCCAGCAGCAGAAAGAGGCGGAACGCGCCGCCGCCAACTCGCCCTGGAACCGCGCGATCAATTCCGCCACCCGCTCCGCCTCTTCGGCGGTCGGGCGCACGGTCGCGAACGAAGTGTCGAAGGCAGTGTTCGGATCGTCGCGCGGTGCCGGCTCAGGTATCGTCGGCGGGCTGGTGCGCGGGATTCTCGGCGGGCTGTTCAAAGGCCGGTAA